DNA sequence from the Acidobacteriaceae bacterium genome:
TCCCTCGGACGCCGAGTCGCAGAAGTTTGTGGCTGCTGTTCTTGCCGACCTGAAGAAGGCTGGTTCGAAGGCTGTTGTGATCGCTGGTCCTCAGTCCAGCGCGGTCTGCCAGGCTGCAGCGAAGACGCTGAACCAGCAGATTGGTGCTGTCGGCACCACGGTGGTGTACGGCTCCTCGATCTCCGAGGTTCCGGCCGGCACGATCGACCTCAAGACCCTCGTCGCTGACGCGAACGCGGGCAAGGTTCAGTGGCTCGTTGCTATGGGCGTCAACCCCATGTACAACGCTCCGAAGGACCTCGAGTTCGCCACGGCTTTCGACAAAATTCCGAACACGGCTCACCTTGGTTCGCACCTCGATGAAACGGGCTTCTACTCGGTGTGGCACGTCAACCAGGCGCACTTCCTGGAGAGCTGGTCCGATGCCCGTGCCTATGACGGCACGATCAGCATCATTCAGCCGATGATCGCTCCGCTTTACGGCGGTTTGACCACGCACGATATCTTCCAGGTTTTGCTCGATCCGTCGATGTCCGCCTACGACGCAGTCGTCGCTACGGCCAAGACGTACATCAAGGGTGACTTCGCTACCGCATGGAAGAAGTCGCTGCATGATGGCTGGGTCGAGGGAACTGCAGGAACTCAGGTTGGCGTCGTCAAGACGGTTGCAGCTACCAAGCTGCCTGCGGGCGACCTCGAACTCCGCTTCCTCACCGATCCTTCGCTCTATGACGGTCGCTATGCCAATAACGGCTGGCTGCAGGAGCTGCCCAAGCAGGTCACGAACCTGAGCTGGGACAACGCTGCGCTGATGTCGCTCTCGACGATGGAAAAGTACGGCGTCGAAGAGAACATGGCGGTGGAACTCGAGTCCAACGGCCGCAAGATTATCGCAGGCGTTCTCATGGTTCCCGGCCACGCGCCGGAGACGATCACTGTGCACCTCGGCTTCGGCCGCCGTGCAGAGGCTGGTCGTGTGGGTGCGGGTGTCGGCTTCGACTCCTACTACCTGCGTACCGACGCTGCGGCTCACTCGGCTGCCGATCTCAAGCTGACCAAGACTGCAGGCATCTACGATCTCTGCGTCACCAAGGTGCACAACATTGAGCACCGCGGCAAGTTCGCACAGCAGGACCTCGAACACAAGCAATTTGACACGCAGGGTACGTTCTCGCTGGCCGGACACGAAGCCAACGAGCGCGGCATCATCCGCTATGCGACGCTTGAAGAGGCAGAGAAGGACGCGACCTACGCGCATCACTCGGTCGCTTCCGGCCTCACGACTGTCGATAAGGTTGGCTACAACCCCGAAGGCGAAGATCCGGAACACTCGGACAGCTTCTTCCCGGATGCGTGGCGCTACGATCGCAAACAGCCGATCGGCAAGGGCTACCAGCTCCAGTACAAGTGGGGCATGTCGATCGACCTCAACTCCTGTGTCGGCTGCAACGCCTGCATCGTGAGCTGCTACGCCGAGAACAACATTCCGGTCGTTGGTCGCGAGCAGGTCAAGGTCGGCCGCAACATGCAGTGGCTGCGTATCGATACCTACTTCGAAGGCGACCTGCACGCTCCCAAGGCGTTCATGCAGCCGATGACCTGCCAGCACTGCGAAAACGCAGGTTGCGAACAGGTCTGCCCGGTAGGCGCTACGGTGCACACGCCGGAAGGCATCAACACGATGGTTTATAACCGTTGCGTCGGTACCCGCTACTGCTCGAACAACTGCCCGTACAAGGTTCGCCGTTACAACTGGCTGCTGTTCTCTGACTTCGATACCGAAAGCCTCAAGTTCATGCGCAACCCGGATGTTTCGGTCCGCTCGCGCGGCGTGATGGAAAAGTGCTCCTACTGCATCCAGCGCGTTGAAGCTGTAAAGATCGAAGCCGACAAGGCAAACCGTGCTATCGAAGACGGCGAGATTCTGACAGCCTGCCAGCAGGCCTGCCCGACCGACGCTATCATCTTCGGCAACCTGAACGACCCGAATAGCCGCGTCGCCAAGCGTAAGAGCAGCGAACGCAACTATGCGGTGCTGGCGGATTTGAACTTCCGCCCGCGCACGACCTACACGGCCGGCGTCATCAACCCGAACCCGGAGCTTGCTTAGTATGGCGACCCACGGACCGCTGCACGATCCAGACATGGTCGATCCGCGAACCGGCGAATATGCCGTCGTCGCGCCCGGCCACAACTTCACGAGCGTAACGCAGAAGATCGCGGGCATCGTTCTGACGGCGAACACCCCGATCGCTTGGATCGGCGGCCTGCTCTTTGCCGCTACCATCGCGCTGGGTGTTGTTGCCGGCGTGACGTGGCTGGTGCTCAAGGGTGTCGGCATCTGGGGCATCACGATGCCCGTTGCCTGGGGCTTCGCGATCATCAACTTCGTTTGGTGGATCGGTATCGGCCACGCCGGTACGCTGATCTCGGCGATTCTGCTGCTCTTCAAGCAGACCTGGCGTAACTCGATCAACCGATTCGCGGAAGCGATGACGATCTTCGCCGTATGCTGCGCTGGTATCTACCCGCTGCTGCACGTCGGTCGTCCCTGGCTGGGTTACTGGCTGCTGCCGTATCCGAACACCATGAACATGTGGCCGCAGTTCCGCTCGCCGCTGGCATGGGACGTCTTCGCGGTTTCCACCTACGCGACGATCTCGGTAGTGTTCTGGTACATCGGTATGGTTCCTGACTTTGGCACGCTTCGTGACCGCGCAGTGAACCCGATCGCCAAGTACTTCTACGGCATGCTGTCGCTCGGCTGGCGCGGTTCCACCCGCCACTGGATCCGGTATGAGACGGCTTCGCTGCTGCTCGCTGGCCTGTCGACGCCACTGGTGCTCTCGGTGCACACCACCATCTCCTTCGACTTTGCGGTCGCTGCGATGGCTGGCTGGCACACCACGATCTTCCCGCCCTACTTCGTAGCCGGCGCTGTGTACTCCGGTTTCGCGATGGTGCTCACCCTGGCCATCCCGATCCGCAAGTTCTACCACCTCGAAGACCTCGTCACCGAGCGTCACCTCGACAACATGGCGAAGGTCATGCTGGCGACGGGTTCCATCGTCGCCTACGGCTACGGCATGGAAGTCTTCATGAGCTGGTACTCGGCATCGCACTGGGAGTTCTTCATGATGTGGAACCGTATGTTCGGGCCGATTGGCTGGGCGTACTGGATGCTCATCCTGACGAACATCGCTATCCCGCTGACGACGCTCTGGTCGCGTAAGCTTCGTACCAACGTGCTGTACCTGTTCATTCTCAGCTTCATCGTGAACATCGGTATGTGGTTCGAGCGCTTCGTGATCGTTGTCACCACGCTGTACCGCGACTACCTGCCCTCCAGCTGGGGTACGTACCGCGCGACGAAGTGGGATTACATCCTCTTCATCGGCACATGGGGTATGTTCACGGTTCTGTTCCTGCTCTTTGCCCGCATCGCTCCGATGATCCCGATGTCGGAAATCAAGATGATTCTGCCGCAGACCAAGGTGAATCATGGCGGCACGAACGCAGAGACTGTTGTTGAGGAGACGATCTAGCCATGCCAGTCAAAGAAGGTATCTACGGTATGATCGCCGAGTTCAACACTCCGAGTGAGCTCGTGCATGCTACGGAAATGGCCACCCGCGAAGGCTACAGCCGGATGGAGTGCTACACGCCCTATCCGGTGGAAGAAGCCGCAGAAGCGCTGGGTTTCCACAAGAATCGAGTTCCCTTGATGTGCCTCATCGGCGGCATCATGGGTTTGCTCACCGGCTACGGCCTTGAAGTGTGGCTGAACGTCTGGGCTTATCCGCTCAACATCGCAGGTCGTCCGCTGTTCTCGTGGCCCGCGTTTGTTATCCCGGGGTATGAGTGGACGATTCTCTTCGCGGGGCTTTCGACCGCGTTTGGAATGCTGGCACAGTGCGGTCTTCCGCAGCTGTACCACCCGCTCTTCAACGCTCCGAACTTCCGCAGCGGTGCACTGAACGATAAGTTCTTTCTCTGCCTGGAAGCCTACGATCCGAAGTTTTCTCCAACCGCAACGCGTGAGTTCCTCGAGAGCTTCTCGCCGGTTTCGGTGGTGGAGGTAGATCTGTAATGCAGGCAAGAGGGAAACAGGGAGACGCAATGCAGGTAACCCGCCCAGCAACGGCTCTGGTGGCAATGACCGCGATCCTCGCGCTCGCTGGCTGCCGCCAGGACATGCACGATCAGCCGAAGTTCTTTCCGCAGCGCGGAACGAGCTTCTACGCTGACGGCCGCTCGGCCCGCCCGCAGGTGGAAAACACCGTCGGTCGCGATGAGTTGCACGATTCGTACTTTGCTACCGGTTTGATCGATGGCAAGGAAGGCGACGGCCTGCCGATTCCGCTCACCCCGCAGACGATTGCGCGCGGTCAGGAGCGTTACAACGTGTACTGCACGCCGTGCCACTCGCGTGTTGGTAACGGTGAAGGCATGATCGTTCAGCGTGGCTACCGCCCGGCAGGTGATTTTCACACCGACCGTATGCGGAACGCTCCGCTCGGCCACTTCTTCGCTGTCATGACGAACGGTTACGGCGCAATGCCTGATTACGCCGCACAGGTTTCGGTGCAGGATCGTTGGGCGATTGCAGCCTACATCCGCGCGCTGCAGTTGAGTCAGGATGCCAAGCCTTCGGACGTTCCGGCAGGAGAGCACGTGCAGGATCTGCATGAACTCGCCAAGGAACAGGGGATGCCTCCGGGGTTTGCGGATAGCTGGGAGCTGCCGAAGACTGCGGTGTACGGTACGCCGAACGGTCAAGACAACGGTATTCCGGGGCAGGGAACGGCAAAAGCTGCCCCCGCTGAAGCTACGGCTCCGGCAACGGGCGCAGCAAAGTAAGCTGCCTCCGGTTTTGGGATTGGATTTGAACGCTGAGAAGCTGAAACAGAAAGCGACGACGACGCATGGCTCATGAACTCGGACATCACGAAGCGCAACACCACGGCCCGCGTGCCTTGCCGGCAACGCTGACGGCGCCGCCGGTGGTCGCCGCCTGGCGCACGCGCGCAGCGATCGTTGCTGCGGTCTTTACGCTGGCCTCGCTGGTCTTCCTTGTGCTGCCTGGGCAGCGCATGCACCTCCTCCGCGCCTACCTGGCGGGCTTTATGCTCTGCTTCAACCTGCTTGGCGGCGCAATGGCTTTCCTGATGGTGCAGTACGTCTCCGGCGGTAAGTGGGGCCACATCCTGCGCCGTCCGCTCGAGGCCATGACCCGCACCTGGTGGTTGATCGCGGTCATGATCCTGCCCATCATGTTCTTCATGAAGCACCTGTACCTGTGGGCGATGTACACCACACCTCAGGCCTCGATGAATGCCTGGCACAACGGCTGGATTACGCAGGAAGAGCACCTCGACCTCAACTACCGTCATGTCATGCTGGCACGCACGTCGGCTATCGTGCAGACGGTTATTGTGCTCGGCTTCATGGGCCTCGTAATCTTCCTGCTCAACAAGTGGTCGATTGATCGCGATGCCGACCCCCAGGCTGGTACCCCCGCAAGCTACAAGCGCTGGCGCATCAAGTTCGAAAACCTTTCCGGTCCCTCGATCCTGCTCTACGTCATTCTGATGACGGACTTCGTGATCGTCTGGGTCAAGTCGCTTGATCTGATCTGGGCTTCCTCAGTCTTTGGTCTGCAGTTTCTTGTGGCTCAGGGCTACGCGGTCCTCGCCGTCGCAGTTCTTACGCTGCTCCTGCTTTCGAAGTACGAGCCGATCAAGACGCTCTTCCGCATGACCGAACAGCATGACATCGCCAAGCTGATGTTTGCGTTCACCATGCTGAACATCTACCTCACGTTCGCCGAGTTCCTGATCATCTGGTCGGGCAACATCCCCGACGAGTTGTACTACTACCTGAAGCGCATTCATGGCGGCTGGTGGACGATCTGCACGGCAGATGTCATCCTGCACTGGGTCATCCCGTTCTGCCTGCTGCTAGGTCGCGACATCAAGCGCAATAAGGGCAAGCTGAAGTGGGTTTGCATCATCATGCTCACGGCTCGCCTGGTAGACATTTTCTGGCTGATCTGCCCGTCCTTCAAGGACCAGGCTGAGCACCTTCGTCTGGCCGGTAACCTGGGCATCCTCGCCTACGTCACCGTCCCCGTCGGCATGCTGGCAATCTGGATGACGCTGTACCTCACCAATCTTATGCAGCGCCCTCTGTTGAACTTGAACGATCCGCATACGGAAGAACTGTTGGAGCCGGAACATGCCCACTAAAGGACACGAAGGACACGACGCAGGCAAGCCGGAAGGAGTGGTCGCTCATCCGCAGGACCCTTATGTCCGCGATTCCGACCACCCCGGCTACGAAACTCAGGACGTCAACGTCAGCGGCATTGCAACATTCATCGCCGGCATGGCGGGCTTCATCTTCGTCTTCTTCATCTTCTGCTTCTTCATGGGCAAGGCGATCAACTACGCTCTGCAGAAGCAGGACGGCCCTCGCGACAAGTGGCACCAGTCGCACGGCAACATGGGCGAGACGCCAGCCGGTGAGAAGCGCGAGAACCTGAAGGCAAACGCAACGATGGAGCAGGAACAGCTTGCTACCGTAGCTAAATCCTTCCCTGGTCCCCGTCTTGAAACCGACGACGGCAACCAGGATACGGCTGACCTTCACGCACGTGAGGACCTGCTGCTCGAGAACTACTCGTCGGCAAAGGATCTTCCCGCCGGCGCAGTTCGCATCCCGATTGACCGTGCAATGCAGTTGATCGTGCAGCGTGGATTGCCGAAGGCAGCCAACATGCAGGGCCCGCACAAGCTGATGGTGGGAGAAGATCCCCACACCGTTCAGGCTCCTTTGACCGATGGCTTTGCCCGTACCGGTTACGAGCTGGACACCATCAAGTCTCGCGAGCAGAGGCTTGAGTTTGAGCACGCAGAGAAGTAAACGTAGCAAGCTGTACCACCAGGCAGGAGAGTAAAGATGTTGAGCATGAGCACAATTCGAAAGAGGATCGGTCGACAGCTTGTCGCTGGCCTCGGTGCGCTCATGCTGGCAGCTTTAGTTCTTCCTGCTGCGGCGCAGGTAACGGGATACGCTGATAAGTCCATGGGGGAAAACCGTGGAGACCAGCTTCCGAATATCCTGCAAAAGGTCGCTGTCACGCAGCATCTGAATGGTCAGTTGCCGCTCGATGCCAAGATGGTGGACGATCACGGCAAGGATGTAACGCTTGGTCAGTACTTCGACGGTAAGCACCCGGCGATTGTCACGACGATCTATTACAACTGCCCGATGCTTTGCTCGGAAGAGTTGGATGGTTTGGCTGCAGCGCTTGAGATGGTTCATCTGGTTCCTGGGAAGGACTTCCAGATCGTGGTCGTTTCCATCGACCCGAGTGAAACGCCTCAGACGGCAGCGGCTAAGAAGGCGTTCTACCTCAAGCGGTACGGTCATCCTGAGACGGCAGACGGCTGGCACTTCCTGACAGCACAGAAACCTGCGATCGACGCCATGACCAAGGCAATCGGTTTTGGTTATGTCCGCGTCCCCGGACCGGATGGCCGTCTGACGCAGTTTGCTCATGCAAGCTCTATCGAAATTGCAACGCCGGAAGGCAAGTTGGCCCAGTACTACCTTGGCGTGGAGTACTCGCCCAAGGACATACTGCTCGGGCTGATCGATGCCAGCGGCAACAAGATCGGGTCACCGGTAGCAAACATTTTGACGTACTGCTACCACTATGACCCGTCAATCAACAAGCACTCGCTCATAGTGGCGCGAGTGGTCCAGCTGGGCGGCATGATGACAGTCGCTGGCTTAGGTGGATTCATGTTTGTCATGTTTCGCAGAGACCTGAAACTGGGTCGCGAGCAGGATCAAGATCTACCGGACGATGAAGAAAACAAACGGCGGAATGGATAAGGCGAACGATGGGAATTAGTCCAGTACTTTGGCAATTTTTGGTGAATTGGCTGCACAGCTCAGCGTTATTTCCGACTGAGGCATCCACCATTGCGCCATACACCGACGCGCTCTACTTCTTTCTGATTGGAATGACCATCTTTGGTGTCGTTCTGGTCGGAGCGCTGGTCACTGTCTTCTCGCTCAAGTACCGTCGCGAGAAGCATCCTGTAGCTGTGCAGATTGAAGGCTCCACGTTGCT
Encoded proteins:
- a CDS encoding TAT-variant-translocated molybdopterin oxidoreductase; this translates as MSDGMNKATVVTHITPANKMTLAEVRAKLDGQRGKRFWKNLDELADTPEFQELMQEEFPRQAGAGEWVDSVSRRGFLKVMGASFALAGLAGCTKQPDEQIFPYIKQPEDLVLGKPMYFASAHPFPTGAVPVLVKSDAFRPIKLDGNPEHPMSKGKTDAYTQASLLDMYDPDRSREVKFRGASSSWGAFQEEFAKAVAATSGGQGVYFLTETFTSPTLAAQWKQVSAKYPNAKLAVYDPAIGDSTFALDAQYKLEAADVILSLDADFLGGIAFPGFLPLSAAWAEKHRYEEGKGMNRTYVVETMPTVTGFKADHRIALKPSDVDVLASALAGGAAPSDAESQKFVAAVLADLKKAGSKAVVIAGPQSSAVCQAAAKTLNQQIGAVGTTVVYGSSISEVPAGTIDLKTLVADANAGKVQWLVAMGVNPMYNAPKDLEFATAFDKIPNTAHLGSHLDETGFYSVWHVNQAHFLESWSDARAYDGTISIIQPMIAPLYGGLTTHDIFQVLLDPSMSAYDAVVATAKTYIKGDFATAWKKSLHDGWVEGTAGTQVGVVKTVAATKLPAGDLELRFLTDPSLYDGRYANNGWLQELPKQVTNLSWDNAALMSLSTMEKYGVEENMAVELESNGRKIIAGVLMVPGHAPETITVHLGFGRRAEAGRVGAGVGFDSYYLRTDAAAHSAADLKLTKTAGIYDLCVTKVHNIEHRGKFAQQDLEHKQFDTQGTFSLAGHEANERGIIRYATLEEAEKDATYAHHSVASGLTTVDKVGYNPEGEDPEHSDSFFPDAWRYDRKQPIGKGYQLQYKWGMSIDLNSCVGCNACIVSCYAENNIPVVGREQVKVGRNMQWLRIDTYFEGDLHAPKAFMQPMTCQHCENAGCEQVCPVGATVHTPEGINTMVYNRCVGTRYCSNNCPYKVRRYNWLLFSDFDTESLKFMRNPDVSVRSRGVMEKCSYCIQRVEAVKIEADKANRAIEDGEILTACQQACPTDAIIFGNLNDPNSRVAKRKSSERNYAVLADLNFRPRTTYTAGVINPNPELA
- the nrfD gene encoding polysulfide reductase NrfD, giving the protein MATHGPLHDPDMVDPRTGEYAVVAPGHNFTSVTQKIAGIVLTANTPIAWIGGLLFAATIALGVVAGVTWLVLKGVGIWGITMPVAWGFAIINFVWWIGIGHAGTLISAILLLFKQTWRNSINRFAEAMTIFAVCCAGIYPLLHVGRPWLGYWLLPYPNTMNMWPQFRSPLAWDVFAVSTYATISVVFWYIGMVPDFGTLRDRAVNPIAKYFYGMLSLGWRGSTRHWIRYETASLLLAGLSTPLVLSVHTTISFDFAVAAMAGWHTTIFPPYFVAGAVYSGFAMVLTLAIPIRKFYHLEDLVTERHLDNMAKVMLATGSIVAYGYGMEVFMSWYSASHWEFFMMWNRMFGPIGWAYWMLILTNIAIPLTTLWSRKLRTNVLYLFILSFIVNIGMWFERFVIVVTTLYRDYLPSSWGTYRATKWDYILFIGTWGMFTVLFLLFARIAPMIPMSEIKMILPQTKVNHGGTNAETVVEETI
- a CDS encoding cytochrome c encodes the protein MQVTRPATALVAMTAILALAGCRQDMHDQPKFFPQRGTSFYADGRSARPQVENTVGRDELHDSYFATGLIDGKEGDGLPIPLTPQTIARGQERYNVYCTPCHSRVGNGEGMIVQRGYRPAGDFHTDRMRNAPLGHFFAVMTNGYGAMPDYAAQVSVQDRWAIAAYIRALQLSQDAKPSDVPAGEHVQDLHELAKEQGMPPGFADSWELPKTAVYGTPNGQDNGIPGQGTAKAAPAEATAPATGAAK
- a CDS encoding SCO family protein produces the protein MLAALVLPAAAQVTGYADKSMGENRGDQLPNILQKVAVTQHLNGQLPLDAKMVDDHGKDVTLGQYFDGKHPAIVTTIYYNCPMLCSEELDGLAAALEMVHLVPGKDFQIVVVSIDPSETPQTAAAKKAFYLKRYGHPETADGWHFLTAQKPAIDAMTKAIGFGYVRVPGPDGRLTQFAHASSIEIATPEGKLAQYYLGVEYSPKDILLGLIDASGNKIGSPVANILTYCYHYDPSINKHSLIVARVVQLGGMMTVAGLGGFMFVMFRRDLKLGREQDQDLPDDEENKRRNG
- a CDS encoding DUF3341 domain-containing protein, producing MPVKEGIYGMIAEFNTPSELVHATEMATREGYSRMECYTPYPVEEAAEALGFHKNRVPLMCLIGGIMGLLTGYGLEVWLNVWAYPLNIAGRPLFSWPAFVIPGYEWTILFAGLSTAFGMLAQCGLPQLYHPLFNAPNFRSGALNDKFFLCLEAYDPKFSPTATREFLESFSPVSVVEVDL